The following are from one region of the Prionailurus bengalensis isolate Pbe53 chromosome A2, Fcat_Pben_1.1_paternal_pri, whole genome shotgun sequence genome:
- the USHBP1 gene encoding LOW QUALITY PROTEIN: Usher syndrome type-1C protein-binding protein 1 (The sequence of the model RefSeq protein was modified relative to this genomic sequence to represent the inferred CDS: deleted 1 base in 1 codon) produces MSARATRPRSRRGRHAPPGELDPVAESSEEAEAAGGSSEPGPVPSQESFKPKLLGPEAEARGQGLGGRPTKEAEENSNRGPAPSLKGPHGPAEEGHQATDVAPRPGELVPPRPGASDVFQILQHALSSLEAAAAAWHRRPPSCPGPVEAEDRSEAGPKPCLEEEGAGACQREAARLAERNAWLRLALGSREEELIRVQASVQAIQAEKETLQREVQELQDSLMRLEPFPLPSRGQAGGSGSGSSSSGVDEEPWGTQDPFSLAHPLLRRLRSDSSTQMFGPLRTQPLAPEVRIMESQMEQLQGSIEKLKCFNHLLSAVLQGYKGRCEALSMQLGQREAEATALRLALQYSEHCEEAYGVLLTLREADSGAREEAPMRDLEVAEKEAQRLLAHEEAAMDGGAPRNPQPSPEGSSVDRPTPQELATQLWGYVQRLQERRALVKIPPEPGPTLAPMPAVPHAEAMVQAILGTQPGPVLPRLEKMQIQRDLAATRETLAELMLRLQLMRREKRGLELKEAALRAQGPAHVLLLEQLRWEQAQLRTGGANSSGGDSSGGGSSGDEEESSQGPPAVLGGSRGIDGGQAGKAQGPEILAQELAASLHRALSLREQLQSLREELEQVAQKGRARRAQSAELNNDLCKAHSALVLAFRGAHRKQEEQRRKLEQQVALMEVRQAEELEVLEATVRALGRPRPSCPPPRLGETFL; encoded by the exons ATGAGTGCCCGGGCCACACGACCCCGAAGCCGGCGAGGGAGGCACGCTCCACCT GGGGAGCTGGATCCTGTGGCAGAGAGTTCAGAGGAGGCCGAGGCAGCCGGCGGGAGTTCGGAGCCGGGCCCTGTGCCATCTCAGGAGAGCTTCAAGCCAAAGCTGCTGGGGccagaggcagaggccagggggCAGGGCTTGGGGGGCAG GCCCACCAAAGAGGCTGAAGAGAACTCTAACAGAGGACCGGCCCCATCTCTCAAGGGACCCCATGGGCCTGCAGAGGAAGGCCACCAGGCCACAGATGTAGCCCCACGGCCCGGGGAGCTGGTCCCCCCCAGGCCTGGAGCCTCTGATGTG TTTCAGATTCTCCAGCATGCCCTGAGCTCGCTGGAGGCTGCTGCCGCGGCCTGGCACCGCCGGCCCCCAAGCTGTCCTGGGCCTGTGGAGGCAGAGGACAGAAGTGAGGCAGGACCAAAGCCCTgcttggaggaggagggggcaggggcttgCCAGAGGGAGGCAGCCCGCCTGGCAGAGAGGAATGCCTGGCTGCGATTGGCCCTGGGCAGCCGAGAAGAGGAGCTGATTCGCGTGCAGGCCTCCGTGCAGGCCATCCAGGCTGAAAAGGAGACGTTgcagagggag gtcCAGGAGCTCCAGGATTCCCTGATGAGGTTGGAGCCCTTTCCACTTCCCTCCCGTGGCCAAGCAGGTGGCTCGGGCAGTGGCTCCAGCAGTTCTGGGGTAGATGAAGAGCCCTGGGGGACTCAG GACCCCTTCTCCCTGGCTCACCCCCTGCTCCGGCGCCTCCGGAGTGATTCCAGCACTCAGATGTTTGGGCCTCTCCGCACTCAACCCCTCGCCCCCGAGGTGCGCATCATGGAAAGCCAGATGGAACAGCTCCAGGG GAGCATCGAGAAGCTCAAGTGTTTCAACCATCTGCTGTCAGCTGTGCTGCAGGGGTACAAGGGCCGGTGTGAAGCCCTCAGCATGCAGCTGGGCCAGCGGGAGGCTGAAGCCACAGCCCTGCGTCTGGCCTTGCAGTACAG TGAGCACTGTGAGGAGGCGTATGGAGTCCTGCTCACTCTCCGGGAGGCAGATTCAGGAGCAAGAGAGGAAGCCCCTATGAGGGACCTGGAGGTGGCTGAGAAGGAGGCGCAGAGGCTGCTGGCACACGAGGAGGCTGCCATGGATGGAGGGGCACCACGGAATCCACAGCCAAG CCCTGAGGGCAGCAGTGTGGATCGGCCCACACCACAGGAGCTGGCTACCCAGCTCTGGGGCTATGTCCAGCGTCTCCAGGAGCGCCGTGCTCTGGTGAAGATTCCCCCAGAGCCTGGCCCAACCTTGGCACCCATGCCCGCTGTGCCCCATGCGGAGGCCATGGTGCAGGCCATTCTGGGGACCCAGCCTGGCCCAGTCCTACCCCGGTTGGAGAAGATGCAGATCCAGCGGGACCTGGCGGCCACACGG GAGACTCTGGCAGAACTGATGCTGCGGCTACAGTTGATGAGGCGGGAGAAGCGGGGTCTGGAGCTGAAGGAGGCTGCCCTCcgggcccagggcccagcccatGTGCTCCTGCTAGAGCAGCTGCGGTGGGAACAGGCACAGCTCCGGACCGGTGGGGCCAACAGTAGTGGTGGGGACAGCAGTGGAGGCGGGAGCAGTGGAGACGAAGAGGAGTCGTCTCAG GGCCCTCCAGCCGTTCTTGGTGGCAGCAGGGGCATTGATGGAGGCCAGGCGGGCAAAGCGCAGGGCCCAGAGATTCTAGCCCAGGAACTAGCAGCGTCACTTCACCG GGCCCTGAGCCTGCGGGAGCAGCTGCAGTCTCTGCGGGAGGAACTGGAACAGGTGGCTCAGAAGGGGCGAGCCAGACGTGCTCAGAGTGCGGAGCTGAACAACGATTTATGCAAGGCTCACAG TGCCCTGGTCCTGGCCTTCCGAGGTGCCCACCGGAAGCAGGAAGAGCAGCGGAGGAAGCTGGAACAGCAGGTGGCACTAATGGAGGTTCGACAGGCAGAGGAATTGGAAGTGCTAGAAGCCACCGTAAGGGCGCTGGGGAGGCCCAGACCGTCTTGTCCACCTCCCCGGCTGGGAGAGACCTTTCTGTAG